From a region of the Mytilus galloprovincialis chromosome 3, xbMytGall1.hap1.1, whole genome shotgun sequence genome:
- the LOC143068092 gene encoding uncharacterized protein LOC143068092 has translation MTDNSDIDKDAEVYVPESESYTLQNEVERWNKDVKKSKQNKSDPPIFNKTPNSLADEGTDHRLTSDESAGYSKDQPDISEPMNQQHKTDPSIEIRSQTTDGVTINVGQVDTLRQVTLNTGQSQPHDIIPSNVRHFQLCVCTGITSVGILYYNSHLLSESCSLLKNNVTLSLQSEAFVSALRRACFSNSMVFPLILFILLVVMIVFVIPAYFWDRTRNQQL, from the coding sequence ATGACAGATAATTCAGATATTGACAAAGACGCAGAGGTGTACGTGCCTGAATCGGAGTCCTACACACTTCAAAATGAAGTCGAAAGGTGGAATAAAGATGTTaagaaatcaaaacaaaataaaagtgaCCCTCCGATTTTTAACAAAACTCCAAATTCCCTTGCAGATGAGGGGACAGACCACAGACTGACTAGCGATGAATCTGCCGGTTATTCAAAAGATCAACCAGACATTTCAGAACCTATGAACCAACAGCACAAAACTGATCCATCGATAGAAATTCGTTCTCAGACAACTGATGGAGTAACCATTAATGTTGGTCAAGTGGACACTCTGAGGCAAGTTACTCTTAATACAGGACAGAGCCAACCACATGATATTATTCCGAGCAATGTCAGACATTTCCAGTTGTGTGTGTGCACTGGGATCACAAGCGTTGGTATTTTGTATTACAATTCTCATTTACTTTCGGAATCATGTAGCTTGTTAAAGAACAATGTGACATTGTCTCTTCAGTCGGAAGCATTTGTGTCTGCATTGCGAAGGGCTTGCTTTAGTAACTCCATGGTATTtccgttaattttatttattttattagttgttatgaTAGTTTTCGTGATTCCAGCATACTTCTGGGATAGAACAAGAAATCAACAGCTTTGA